A single genomic interval of Helicoverpa armigera isolate CAAS_96S chromosome 22, ASM3070526v1, whole genome shotgun sequence harbors:
- the LOC110380460 gene encoding uncharacterized protein LOC110380460: MNIIWCFAVMAVAWRTASGHGRLIEPPSRASAWRFGFDTPHNYNDHELYCGGFSRQWNKNDGKCGVCGDAWDAPVPRAHELGGRFGKGVIVRKYAPQDSIVIKVELTANHNGFFEFRVCEEPKATTQDCLDKYVLKLDGKDGTKFYPKDGNKVYEMKYKLPEGLECSHCVMQWRYIAGNNWGSCGNGTEAVGCGPQEEFRACADIAIGERFATTTRRPRPTYVPPGRRPTVPTPEESSGSSWYGFVVAIVTLLVAIGVLAGIYLYYYRGGMRIKNLLKSKVPPPAPVPPPRHKRASLSREQPPELTPQKVGMFPESGFETVDLRAK; encoded by the exons ATGAAT ATTATCTGGTGTTTCGCGGTAATGGCCGTGGCATGGCGGACTGCCAGCGGTCACGGCAGACTCATCGAGCCTCCATCCCGCGCCTCCGCCTGGCGCTTCGGCTTCGACACCCCTCACAACTACAACGACCACGAGCTGTACTGCGGCGGCTTCTCCAGGCAGTGGAACAAGAACGACGGCAAGTGTGGCGTCTGCGGCGACGCCTGGGACGCCCCAGTCCCCAGGGCACACGAACTCGGAGGCCGTTTCGGCAAAGGTGTCATCGTCCGCAAATACGCCCCACAAGACTCCATAGTCATCAAGGTTGAACTAACCGCCAACCACAACGGCTTCTTCGAGTTCAGAGTCTGCGAAGAACCAAAGGCAACAACCCAAGACTGCTTAGACAAATACGTACTAAAACTCGACGGGAAAGATGGAACCAAATTCTATCCTAAAGATGGAAATAAAGTGTACGAGATGAAATATAAACTGCCCGAAGGACTAGAATGTTCCCATTGCGTGATGCAATGGAGATATATCGCTGGCAACAATTGGGGTTCCTGTGGGAACGGGACCGAGGCAGTCGGATGTGGGCCACAAGAGGAATTTAGAGCGTGTGCAGACATAGCTATAGGAGAACGCTTTGCTACTACAACCAGACGTCCCAGACCTACATACGTGCCTCCAGGCAGGAGACCAACTGTGCCGACTCCAGAGGAATCATCTGGAAGCTCATGGTACGGCTTCGTGGTCGCTATCGTCACGTTGCTCGTTGCTATCGGCGTTCTAGCAGGCATTTACCTGTACTACTACAGAGGTGGCATGAGGATTAAGAACCTTCTGAAGTCAAAAGTGCCGCCGCCTGCACCCGTTCCTCCTCCAAGACATAAGAGGGCATCTCTATCGAGAGAACAACCACCAGAATTAACACCACAGAAAGTAGGGATGTTCCCTGAGTCAGGATTTGAAACTGTGGACTTAAGAGCTAAGTGA
- the Psidin gene encoding phagocyte signaling-impaired protein, with translation MAVRPQHMHDGGIVERRLRPIYDWLDNGNNKKALQEAEKVLKKSPSLQAARALKALALFRLGKGPEAHVVLDALADEKPSDDTTLQAMTISYRESQQLHKVCMLYENAVRAEPTSEELHSHLFMSYVRVGDYRSQQRAAMALYKFAPKNPYYFWAVMSIVLQAKTSEDNTKKGILLALAQRMVDNFISENKMEAEQEARLYIMILELQEKWEDILKFIESPLYSQLVPGSTAQACIPYLKKLGQWKRLNMVCKELLWDNQDRWDYYVPYFDSVFQLMKENEEDSENSIDNTAEKCHEFICQLVESMTSGRTLRGPYLARLELWKRLAVDGDPTTLIGSGLALCVQYLRVFANKPCAVPDLRPYLGMIPQKEREENCREFLTCLGFDENSEPESPDDIQRHVSCLSAWRLVAAPLPAGEALALATTLRSHYVRCLNKGLVTSTVTEFCATDSYGILAAHHYYYAGVQQQSSAPVVEALCLLELVLHHSPANFHAKLLLVKLYHLLGNALAADSIYQRLEVKHIQLVSLGWLHCARLAPACVASRALQLLADTRTFLKHHGKDSVEHLTYAYKYGTFEKLVELGLWGGRLQACAWGGAAAREQALLAQLAGPPTLLHQPARLPAVPTDNRDLNAIVNFEPPQLQDENLKARTFDQEVSYLRLKDGLVSAIALCIELADSRPTEEKKAHYALLNTCIDNFSAAMDKCRQVYCEKERISISAPFPSRIIAFVNSPVPYRELYSTVLRLVGSLALCRADDAHAASDAAARLLPRADDQLRAELQLVGDAVWNMRERLESLSNYLEFVGIITFLLGVCNELFSPANTKKSKKKTSQSPDELKTSELLNKLNAAVQNSITFIENILDEWPKYNFPNELHETFSKLILDEKYQSPVENKLKNGRDDMLNDVRNILKRKSKYLKSLLQ, from the exons atggcGGTGCGGCCACAGCACATGCACGACGGTGGTATTGTAGAGCGTCGGTTGCGACCAATTTACG ACTGGTTGGACAATGGGAATAATAAGAAGGCGCTTCAGGAAGCGGAGAAAGTGCTTAAAAAGAGTCCTTCTCTGCAAGCGGCCCGAGCTCTGAAAGCCCTAGCACTTTTTAGGTTAGGAAAGGGTCCAGAGGCGCACGTAGTTCTTGACGCCCTGGCTGATGAGAAGCCAAGTGACGACACCACGCTGCAGGCGATGACGATATCCTATAGAGAATCTCAGCAAT TGCACAAAGTATGCATGCTATACGAGAATGCGGTGAGGGCGGAACCAACGAGCGAAGAGTTGCATTCACATCTATTCATGTCTTACGTCCGGGTCGGAGACTATCGGTCTCAGCAGCGGGCTGCGATGGCCCTCTACAAGTTTGCTCCTAAGAACCCTTACTATTTCTGGGCCGTTATGAGTATTGTTTTGCAG GCCAAAACATCAGAAGATAACACGAAAAAAGGCATACTACTCGCCCTCGCCCAAAGAATGGTTGACAACTTCATAAGTGAGAACAAAATGGAGGCTGAACAAGAAGCTCGCCTCTACATCATGATTCTAGAACTCCAAGAAAAATGGGAGGACATCTTAAAGTTCATTGAGAGCCCTCTATACTCTCAGCTAGTCCCAGGATCTACCGCCCAGGCCTGCATACCATACTTAAAGAAACTCGGCCAATGGAAACGTCTTAACATGGTGTGCAAAGAGTTACTATGGGACAACCAAGACCGATGGGACTACTACGTCCCATACTTTGACTCCGTCTTTCAGTTAATGAAGGAGAATGAAGAAGACTCAGAGAACTCGATTGACAATACTGCGGAAAAGTGCCATGAATTCATCTGTCAATTGGTTGAGAGTATGACATCGGGGCGGACATTGAGAGGTCCTTATTTAGCTAGATTGGAGTTGTGGAAAAGGTTGGCTGTTGACGGTGACCCTACTACCCTCATTGGCAGTGGGTTGGCGTTGTGTGTGCAATATCTGAGGGTGTTCGCGAACAAACCTTGTGCAGTACCAGATTTGAGGCCTTACCTTGGGATGATACCTCAGAAGGAGAGAGAGGAGAATTGTAGAGAGTTTTTGACGTGTCTCGGTTTTGATGAGAACAGTGAACCTGAATCG CCGGATGACATCCAACGCCACGTCTCCTGTCTATCCGCATGGCGGCTGGTGGCGGCGCCCCTGCCGGCGGGCGAAGCCCTAGCGCTGGCGACCACGCTCCGCAGCCACTACGTGCGCTGTCTCAACAAGGGGCTTGTCACTTCAACCGTCACCGAGTTCTGTGCTACAGACTCTTATGGCATACTCGCTgctcatcattattattatgcTG GAGTACAGCAGCAGAGTTCAGCTCCTGTCGTAGAGGCACTATGCCTACTGGAGCTGGTGTTGCACCACTCGCCAGCTAACTTCCATGCCAAGCTGCTTCTAGTCAAACTATACCATCTGTTAG GTAACGCCCTAGCAGCCGACAGCATATACCAGCGTTTAGAAGTGAAACACATACAACTGGTGTCATTAGGGTGGCTACACTGTGCCCGCTTAGCCCCCGCCTGCGTGGCTAGCCGGGCCCTGCAGCTGCTGGCAGACACCCGCACCTTCCTCAAACACCACGGCAAGGAT AGCGTGGAACACCTTACCTACGCTTACAAGTATGGCACATTCGAGAAGCTGGTGGAGCTAGGTCTGTGGGGGGGGCGGCTGCAGGCCTGCGCGTGGgggggcgcggcggcgcgggagcagGCTCTGCTGGCGCAGCTCGCTGGCCCGCCCACGTTGCTGCATCAGCCCGCCCGGCTGCCCGCCGTGCCTAC TGACAACCGCGACTTAAACGCGATCGTGAACTTCGAGCCTCCCCAACTTCAGGACGAGAACTTAAAAGCCCGCACTTTCGACCAAGAAGTGTCCTACCTACGTCTCAAAGACGGCTTGGTGTCGGCCATAGCTCTATGCATAGAGTTGGCCGACAGTCGGCCGACGGAAGAGAAGAAGGCCCACTATGCACTGTTGAATACGTGCATAGACAACTTTAGTGCGGCCATGGATAAGTGCCGGCAGGTGTATTGTGAGAAGGAAAGAATTAGTATATCGGCGCCGTTCCCTTCTAGGATTATtg CATTCGTAAACTCGCCGGTACCATATCGGGAACTATACAGCACGGTGCTCCGCCTGGTGGGCTCGCTGGCGCTGTGCCGCGCGGACGACGCGCACGCCGCCAGCGACGCGGCCGCGCGACTGCTGCCCCGCGCGGACGACCAGCTACGCGCGGAGCTGCAACTCGTCGGCGACGCGGTGTGGAACATGCGGGAACGACTTGAGAGCCTGTCTAATTATCTAGAG TTCGTAGGTATAATAACGTTCTTGCTGGGCGTCTGCAACGAGCTGTTCTCACCCGCCAACACCAAGAAATCGAAGAAGAAAACGAGCCAGTCCCCCGATGAACTCAAAACTTCAGAGCTGCTGAACAAACTCAACGCAGCTGTACAGAACTCCATCACGTTCATAGAAAACATACTAGACGAATGGCCTAAGTACAATTTCCCTAACGAACTGCACGAAACTTTCAGCAAATTAATCCTAGACGAAAAATACCAAAGCCCTGTagaaaataaactcaaaaacggaCGCGACGACATGCTCAACGATGTTAGAAATATTCTCaaaagaaaatctaagtacCTTAAGAGTCTGCTACAATGA